A segment of the Georgenia sp. M64 genome:
GGCTCGACCGACCGACGTGGAAGCGCTTCCGCTAACCTGTGGGGGCGGCCCGGAGCGGTCCGCCGGGCGGGCCGGGAGGTGCGGATGAGCGGGGCGGAGTTCGCGCTCGTCGCGGTGACGATCACCCTCGCCGCCGGCCTCCAGTCCTCCATCGGGTTCGGCCTCGGCCTGTTCGCCGCGCCCGTCATCGCGCTCGTCGACCCCACGCTCCTGCCGGGCGCCGTCGTCATCCTCGGCACGTCGGTCGCGCTCCTGGTCGCCGTCCGCGAGCGCGCGAGCATCGACTTCCGCGGTGCCGGGTGGGCGATGGTCGGACGTCTGCCGGGAACCGCCGTCGGCGCCGCCCTCGTCGCCACCCTGCCCACGCGGGGGCTCAGCCTGGCCCTGGCCGCCTCCGTCCTCGCCGGCGTGGGCCTGAGCATCGCCGGGTGGCGGCCGGTGCCCCGGCGACGAGCCGTCGTCGCCGCGGGGCTCGCCTCCGGCGTCATGGGCACGGCGACGGCGATCGGCGGACCGCCCATGGCGCTGGTCTGGCAGGGCTCGTCGGGCCCACGCATGCGCGGGACGATGAGCGCCTACTTCATCGCCGGCTCCGTGTTCTCGCTCGTGGCGCTGCTCGCCGTCGGCGCGCTCGAGGCCCGGACGGTGACGATCGCCGTGGCGCTCCTGCCCGCCCTCGTCCTCGGCTTCGTCCTGTCGCGGCTCGTGCGCCCCTGGCTCGACGCGAACCGGCTGCGCACCGCGGCGCTGGCCGTCTCGGCGGCGGGTGCGGTGCTCGTCGTCGTCGCGGGCTGACGCGGCGCGCCACGCGCGAGCGCGGGGTAAGCGCCAGGGCGATCCTTCCCGTCCGGCGCGCGCAGGAGTACCTTCCGCGACACGTGTCTCGTAGATGAGGCGGTGGCGGGCGACGGCGTCGCCAGAAGGGTCACGTCCATGGAACCTCGCGCACTTCGCCGGTGGGGGGTGGCGGCGCTCGCCGTGCCGACCCTCGCCCTGACCCTCGCCGTCGCCCCCGCCGGGGCGGCCCCCTCGCCCACCGCACCCGACGCGTTCAGCGCCGAGGCGCTCGAGCCGGACGGCACCGTCACCGCCGGGAAGTCCGCGTCGTCCCGCCTCGCGCGCACCCCCGACGCCCTCCTGGAGCGTTCGGACGGCGACCCGGTCAACGTGGTCATCAAGCTCGACTACGACGCCGTCGCCAGCTACGCCGGCGGCGTCGACGGCCTCGCCGCGACCAGCCCGCGGGTGACCGGGCGCAAGCTCACCGGCGCCACGCCGGCCGAGCGCGCCTACGGCCGCCACGTCGCCGCGCTCGAGAGCGACGTCGTCGCCGACCTCGCCGCCGCCGTGCCGGCACTCGAGGTCGGGCAGTCCCTGCGCACCGTCTACGGCGGCGTCTCGGCCGTCATCCCCGCGGCCGCGGTCGAGGACGTCCTCGCCGTCGACGGCGTCGTGGCGGTCCAGCTCGACGAGCTGCGCCAGCCGCTCACCGACGCCAGCCCGGCGTTCGTCAACGCCCCGCCCGTCTACACCGCCCTGGGCGGTCCGGCCGACGCCGGCGCCGGCGTCATCTACGGCAACCTCGACAGCGGCGTCTGGCCCGAGCACCCCTCCTTCGCCGACCTCGGCAACCTCGATGCCCCGCCGGGACCGGCGCGGGAGTGCGACTTCGGGGACAACCCGCTCACCGCCGAGACCGACGTGTTCGCGTGCCAGAACAAGCTCATCGGCGGCGCGGCCTTCCTCGACACGTACCTCGACAGCCCCGCCCGCGCGGCCGCCGAGCCCTTCCACACCGCCCGTGACTCCGACGGGCACGGCACCCACACCGCCTCCACCACCGCCGGCAACGTGGTCGACAGCGCCGAGGTGTTCGGCGTCGAGCGCGGCCCGGTGCAAGGCATCGCGCCCGGCGCCTGGGTGATGGAGTACAAGGTCTGCGGCGTCCAGGGCTGCTTCGACTCCGACTCGGCCGCAGCCGTCGGGCAGGCCATCACGGACGGCGTCGACGTCATCAACTTCTCCATCTCCGGCGGCACCGACCCCTTCACCGACCCGGTCGAGCTGGCCTTCCTCGACGCCTACGCCGCCGGCGTGTTCGTCTCCACCTCCGCCGGCAACGACGGCCCCGGTGCCTCCACGGCGAACCACCTCTCGCCGTGGGTGACCTCCGTGGCGGCCTCGACCCAGACCCGCGAGTTCGCCACCACGCTCGAGCTGGACGCCGGCGGCGCCACCTTCACGGTCGACGGCGCGTCCATCACCGCCGGCGCCGGCCCGCGGACCGTGGTGATGTCCTCCGCGGCGCCGTACTCCGACCCGCTGTGCCTCAGGCCCGCTCCCGCCGGCACCTTCCAGGGCGTCATCGTCGCCTGCCAGCGCGGTCAGAACGCCCGCGTGGACAAGGGCCACAACGTCCTCCAGGGCGGCGCCGAGGGGATGATCCTCTACAACCCCACGCTCCAGGACAACGAGACCGACTCCCACTGGCTGCCCACTGTCCACCTGGCCGACGGCACCGACTTCGTCGCCTTCATGACGACGCACGCCGGAGAGACGATCATGGGGTCCTTCGCGGCTGGCGAGGCACGTGACGGCCAGGGCGACGTCATGGCCGCCTTCTCCTCCCGCGGCCCCGCAGGCCTGACCATCAAGCCCGACCTCACCGCACCCGGCGTGCAGATCCTCGCCGGCGACACCCCGGTCATGGAGACCATCACCAGCGGCCCGGCGGGGGAGTACTTCCAGGCCATCGCGGGGACGTCGATGTCCTCCCCGCACGTCGCCGGCGCCGGCGCGCTCCTCATGGCCGCACACCCGAACTGGACGCCCGGCCAGGTCCGCTCCGCCCTCATGACCACCGCCGTCACCGACGTCGTCAAGGAGGACCTCACCACCCCCGCCGACCCGTTCGACATGGGTTCGGGTCGCATCGACGTCGGCGCCGCGGCGGCCGCGGTCCTCACCCTGGACGAGACCGAGGAGCGGTTCCTCGCCCTCGGTGGCAGTGAGCTCACCGCGATCGACCTCAACATCCCGTCGATCAACGCCCCCACGATGCCCGGGTCCATCACGACGACGCGCACGGTCACCAACCACACCTCGACCATCCAGAAGATCGACGTGACCACGGCGGCGCCCGAGGGCACCTCGATCACCGTGACGCCGGCGAAGTTCAACGTCCTGCCCGGACGGTCGCAGACCCTCACGGTGACCATCGCCGCTGCGGAGGCGACGGGCGAGCAGCAGTTCGGCAGCATCCTCCTCACCCCCAAGGGCCGCGGCGGAGCCCTGCACCTGCCGGTCGCGTTCGTGCCCACCCAGGGCGCGATCAGCCTCAGCCAGTCCTGCGACCCCGCGTCGATCGCCGTCGGCGGCCTCACCGAGTGCACCGTCGAGGCCGTCAACAACACCTTCGACGAGCAGGCGGTCGACCTGACGACGACGGTCAACCAGCCGCTCCTTCTCCGGGCCGCCGCGGGCGCCGTTCTCACCGGTCCGCGGAGCGCCACGGCGCAGGCGACCCTCGCAGGGGCTGCTCTCGGTGTGCCGGACGTCGCGCCGGGTGCATCGCCGGCAGGTGGGTACCTCGCGCTGTCCCTGTTCGGGATCGCGCCGACCGTCGTCGGCGACGAGGACATCGTGAACTTCAGCGTCCCGGCCTTCGAGTTCGCCGGGCAGACGTGGAACACGCTCGGCGTGGACTCCAACGGCTACCTCGTCGTCGGTGGCGGGACGAGCGAGGACAACAACTGCTGCAACCTCCCGGCCGGCCCCGACCCGGCCCCGCCGAACAACGTGCTCGCCCCGTTCTGGACCGACCTCGACGGCACCGGGGCGCCCGGGATCTACGCGGGCACGCTCACGGACGGTGTGAACACCTGGCTCGTCATCGAGCACCAGGTCAACGTCTGGGGCACCACGGACCTCCGGAGCTTCCAGACGTGGATCGGCGTGAACGGTGTCGAGGACATCTCGTTCACCTACGCCGCGCCTCAGCTTGACCCGGCCGGTCAGGACTTCCTCGTCGGTGCCGAGAACGCGCTCGGCCAGGGCGACATGGAGGCGGTCCTGCCCAGCGTCGACCTGCGGGTGACGTCCACCGACGCCACCCCGGGCGGGAGCCTCGTCTACACGGTCACGGCCGAGGGGCTGCGCGCCGGCGCCGGGCTCGTGACCACGTCGATGACCGCGGGCGGTGTCCCCGGGACCACCGTGGTCCGCACCCCGGTGGAGGTGACGCGCCGGTAAGCGCTGCGCGGTGGGTGGCTGCTGGGGGCGCCACCCACCGCGGGGCGCCACTGGCGCGTGCCACGTCGTTCGTCACCGAAGGACCACCATGACCACCGAAGCGCGCCGCAACCCCGTCGGTCCCGAGAAGCGCCCGGACGGGACGCCCGCCTGCGAGACGGGCGACCTCATCATCATCCACAACCTCTTCCGCCGGCTCTACGCCGAGGCGCCGCAGCTCGTCCGCGCGGTGCCCGACGGCAGCGCCGAGCGGACCCGGGTGGTCGCCGACCACGTCGACGACCTCTCCCGCGCCCTCCACATCCACCACACCGGCGAGGACGAGGTCCTCTGGGACCGGCTCGAGCAGCGGGCCCCGGCGTGCGCGATGCACGTGGGGCAGATGCGCGAGCAGCACGCCCGGATCGCCGAGCTGCTGGACCGTCTCGACGGCGAGGTCGCCGCCTGGCGCGGTGGCGCGACCGCGGCGCACGGCGAGAGGGTCGCCGGGACCCTCGACGAGATCCGCGGCAGCCTCTTCAGCCACCTCGGCCAGGAGGAGGAGGACATCGC
Coding sequences within it:
- a CDS encoding sulfite exporter TauE/SafE family protein; the encoded protein is MSGAEFALVAVTITLAAGLQSSIGFGLGLFAAPVIALVDPTLLPGAVVILGTSVALLVAVRERASIDFRGAGWAMVGRLPGTAVGAALVATLPTRGLSLALAASVLAGVGLSIAGWRPVPRRRAVVAAGLASGVMGTATAIGGPPMALVWQGSSGPRMRGTMSAYFIAGSVFSLVALLAVGALEARTVTIAVALLPALVLGFVLSRLVRPWLDANRLRTAALAVSAAGAVLVVVAG
- a CDS encoding hemerythrin domain-containing protein; translation: MTTEARRNPVGPEKRPDGTPACETGDLIIIHNLFRRLYAEAPQLVRAVPDGSAERTRVVADHVDDLSRALHIHHTGEDEVLWDRLEQRAPACAMHVGQMREQHARIAELLDRLDGEVAAWRGGATAAHGERVAGTLDEIRGSLFSHLGQEEEDIAPVAAVTLTQAEWDLMGEHGMARIPKDKLLMQLGAILDGLDPEERKHFLKNVPAPARLLWALLGRRRYAQAKRELYADLTPA
- a CDS encoding S8 family serine peptidase, which translates into the protein MEPRALRRWGVAALAVPTLALTLAVAPAGAAPSPTAPDAFSAEALEPDGTVTAGKSASSRLARTPDALLERSDGDPVNVVIKLDYDAVASYAGGVDGLAATSPRVTGRKLTGATPAERAYGRHVAALESDVVADLAAAVPALEVGQSLRTVYGGVSAVIPAAAVEDVLAVDGVVAVQLDELRQPLTDASPAFVNAPPVYTALGGPADAGAGVIYGNLDSGVWPEHPSFADLGNLDAPPGPARECDFGDNPLTAETDVFACQNKLIGGAAFLDTYLDSPARAAAEPFHTARDSDGHGTHTASTTAGNVVDSAEVFGVERGPVQGIAPGAWVMEYKVCGVQGCFDSDSAAAVGQAITDGVDVINFSISGGTDPFTDPVELAFLDAYAAGVFVSTSAGNDGPGASTANHLSPWVTSVAASTQTREFATTLELDAGGATFTVDGASITAGAGPRTVVMSSAAPYSDPLCLRPAPAGTFQGVIVACQRGQNARVDKGHNVLQGGAEGMILYNPTLQDNETDSHWLPTVHLADGTDFVAFMTTHAGETIMGSFAAGEARDGQGDVMAAFSSRGPAGLTIKPDLTAPGVQILAGDTPVMETITSGPAGEYFQAIAGTSMSSPHVAGAGALLMAAHPNWTPGQVRSALMTTAVTDVVKEDLTTPADPFDMGSGRIDVGAAAAAVLTLDETEERFLALGGSELTAIDLNIPSINAPTMPGSITTTRTVTNHTSTIQKIDVTTAAPEGTSITVTPAKFNVLPGRSQTLTVTIAAAEATGEQQFGSILLTPKGRGGALHLPVAFVPTQGAISLSQSCDPASIAVGGLTECTVEAVNNTFDEQAVDLTTTVNQPLLLRAAAGAVLTGPRSATAQATLAGAALGVPDVAPGASPAGGYLALSLFGIAPTVVGDEDIVNFSVPAFEFAGQTWNTLGVDSNGYLVVGGGTSEDNNCCNLPAGPDPAPPNNVLAPFWTDLDGTGAPGIYAGTLTDGVNTWLVIEHQVNVWGTTDLRSFQTWIGVNGVEDISFTYAAPQLDPAGQDFLVGAENALGQGDMEAVLPSVDLRVTSTDATPGGSLVYTVTAEGLRAGAGLVTTSMTAGGVPGTTVVRTPVEVTRR